The Synechococcus sp. RS9916 DNA segment TATTGTCTCCGACTGTCGTAATTGAACCGCTATTGCTGGCCTGAACATTGCCGGCAGCTCCGCCCGAGCCACCAAGGCCGCCCCAGGTGACGATCACCCCCCCTGTTCCTGACTGACCACCCTGGCCACCAACAGATTGAACAAGGATGCCGGCGCCGCCCGACCCGCCACTGTTGGACACGCTAATGGTGCCGGCATTGCTACCGGTTGCGAGGCCTGAAACGCCTCCAGTTCCTCCAGCTCCACCTGAGCCGAAGGTCCCGCTACCTCCGTTGCCTGCCGTGCCACCTGTGTTTTGAGATAACACGCCAATGGCGGCAGCGTTGCCGCCGCCTGAGCGGTTTGTGACAGAGACAGTGGCACCATTTTGAATGGTGATGCTTGCTTTTTGGTTGACGGAGCTACCGCCTGCTCCACCTGGTCCTCCACTCGCCAGGCCTGCGCCTGCTCCGTCACCTCCCTCACCGGAGACGGCGGATGCTTGAACACCTGCAACAGTGCTATTGCTTGAAGTATTGATCGAGACAGAACCACCGCTGGAGAAGGTGACTTGAACATTGCCGGGGGAGCCTCCTGTGCCGCCGGCTCCACCGTTGCCAACCGAACCGCCACCGGTACCGCCCTTTCCACCAAAGGATTTTGACCCAACTTGTGAGCTATTCGACCCTGTAACGGTCTGGGTGATGTTGGGGCCTTGTCCTCCCGAGCCACCAGTGCGTCCCGTGGTACTCCATGGGTCGTAGTTTGGTTGCGAGCCTGTCTTGCCGGTGCCTTGGAGTAAGGGTTCCGATGGAGGTGAGTTGTAGGTCCCAGACGTGACGCCCGTCTGGGCAAGAACACTCGTCGTTCGTCCCGCCATCAAAAGGAAGGCGGGCAGAAGCGCTAGGGCTGACGAGGTCTTGCGGTTCACGACATTTTGCGACCAATACAAAATAATGTTTTGTTTTTTTTTGGCAACCCTCAGTCGCGCAATTGAAACGTTGTCGAATAGTCCCTCAGTGCTGTTGCATTGGCCTCTCTAATTTCCGGAGGTTGATGCCAAAGCTTAGCCTCTGGGTCCCAGTCATAAAAAAGTCCACCCCATCAAGCTGGGGTGGACTTTTGAGATTGAAATTGTTTCTTGAAACTAGTCTAATTGCAGCTGACGATCAGGCAGCTTCTACTTCCTCAGATGCTGAATTGTCTTCCTGGTTAGGGATCCAAGGTTTGAATCCTTCGCCTTCACCTTCTCCTTCGGCAATTGGTTCGATGCCTGCGTTCTGAATGATTTGGCCCAGGGCGGCTGTCAGGCTTTGCTGTGCGGCAGCGAGCTGACGCATCCGGAAGCGATGCTCGTTGAGTTCGTTCTCCGAACGAATCAGATCGTTGAGCAGATTGATGGCTTCAGGAGGCAGTGCCTGCATGGGATAGACCCGGCCATCGAAGGTCAGGGTCTGTTGGTTGGCAGTGGTCCCCTGCTCTTCGGAACCGTTGGATTCCTGTTGATCCTGATCGAAATCGCTCATGCCTTTTGGGAGGTGTGCGAAGAGTGTATGGGGAATTTTGCGGATGGTCTGCTTCTGATCCAGGGATTGTGATACCCGGGAACAGGATCTC contains these protein-coding regions:
- a CDS encoding DUF6447 family protein — encoded protein: MSDFDQDQQESNGSEEQGTTANQQTLTFDGRVYPMQALPPEAINLLNDLIRSENELNEHRFRMRQLAAAQQSLTAALGQIIQNAGIEPIAEGEGEGEGFKPWIPNQEDNSASEEVEAA